CGAGCCGGAGGCACCGGCCCAGATTGGCCACCGGGAGGCGTTTTTCGACGACGAGTTTGTCGAGACACCGATCTACAACCGTGGTGAGATTGCGGTCGACCACTCGGTTGGGGGCCCAGCGATCATCGAGGCCGACGAGTCGACGACGGTTGTCCCACCTACCTGGACGGCGACCGTCAGTGCGGATGGGACACTCAGACTCAGACGGGAGGACTCTATATGACAGACACCACCGAAAGCTCCGATGTCGCCGAGGAGATTGATCCTGTGACGCTCGAAATCATGCGTAACCAGCTAGAGGGCGTCGCCGAGGAGATGGGACAAGTGCTAGTAGCCGGTGCCTACTCGCCGAATATCAAGGAGCGACGGGACTGTTCGACCGCGCTGTTCGACACCGAGGGTCGACTCATAGCCCAAGCCGAACACATACCGGTTCATCTGGGTGCGATGCCGGAGGCCGTCGAGGCGGTCCGCCAACAGGACCCACAGCCGGGCGATATCTGGCTGCTCAACGACCCGTTTGCCGGTGGTACCCATCTCCCAGATCTGACGATGGTCTCGCCGATAACGCTCGACGGTGAGCCAGTCGGCTACGCCGTCTCGCGGGCCCACCATGCCGATATCGGCGGGATGGTACCCGGAAGCATGCCTGCCGGGGCCAGAGAGATCTATCAGGAGGGAGTTCGGATTCCACCAGTCAGAATCGTTGCGGAGGGAGAACGGAACGAGGAACTGCTGTCGCTGCTGTTGGCGAACGTCCGCAACAGCGAGGAACGACGGGCCGATCTTCGTGCACAGATCGCCGCCAACGACCGGGCCGAACTGCGGCTCTCGGAGCTTCGAGACGACCACGGCACCGAGACACTCCGCGCGGCTTTCGACGCCGTCATCGACTATTCCCGAGAGCGCATGGAAGCCGCAATCGCGGAGCTTCCAACCGGTACGTTCGCCGCCGAAGACTTCCTCGAAGGCGACGGCATCACCGACGAGGATGTCCCAATTAGGGCGCGTATAACGATTCACAACAACTCTTTGACCGTCGACTTTACCGACACGGCCCCACAGGTCGACGGTAACGTCAACGCGCCGCGAGCGGTCACCAAAAGTGCAGTCTACTTCGTCGTCCGCGCGGTGACTGATCCTGATATACCACCGAACGAGGGCTGTTATCAGCCCGTTTCGGTTGAGATTCCGAGTGGAAGTCTCCTTGATCCGGAGCCACCTGCAGCCGTTGTGGGCGGCAACGTCGAGACCAGCCAGCGAGTAACTGATACGGTGCTGTCGGCGTTCGCGGAGGCAGTCCCCGACCAACTACCGGCACAGGGACAGGGGACGATGAACAACCTCACAATCGGAAGCCGGGATGGCGAAGGGTTCAGCTACTACGAGACGATTGGTGGTGGGTTCGGCGGTCGACCGACCAAAGATGGGATGGACGGCGTCCAAGTCGGGATGACGAACACGCTGAATACGCCGGTCGAGGCGCTTGAGGCCGAGTATCCGCTCCGGGTGACGCGCTACGCGCTGCGCCCTGACAGCGGCGGTCGTGGCCAGTATCGCGGCGGGCTTGGCATCGAACGCCGCATAACAACCGAGGTTCCAGCCACCGTGTCACTACTGACCGAGCGTCGACGCTACCCGCCTCGTGGCGTTGCTGGCGGCGAGGACGGCGCGTGTGGAACAAATTTGATCGATGGCGAGCCAGTGGGCGCGAAAACAACAGTTGAGGTCGACGCCGGAACCACAGTCACAGTTCGAACACCGGGTGGCGGCGGTCACGGGCCACCGAAAAAACGGGACGAGCAGTCG
This sequence is a window from Halohasta litchfieldiae. Protein-coding genes within it:
- a CDS encoding hydantoinase B/oxoprolinase family protein, translating into MTDTTESSDVAEEIDPVTLEIMRNQLEGVAEEMGQVLVAGAYSPNIKERRDCSTALFDTEGRLIAQAEHIPVHLGAMPEAVEAVRQQDPQPGDIWLLNDPFAGGTHLPDLTMVSPITLDGEPVGYAVSRAHHADIGGMVPGSMPAGAREIYQEGVRIPPVRIVAEGERNEELLSLLLANVRNSEERRADLRAQIAANDRAELRLSELRDDHGTETLRAAFDAVIDYSRERMEAAIAELPTGTFAAEDFLEGDGITDEDVPIRARITIHNNSLTVDFTDTAPQVDGNVNAPRAVTKSAVYFVVRAVTDPDIPPNEGCYQPVSVEIPSGSLLDPEPPAAVVGGNVETSQRVTDTVLSAFAEAVPDQLPAQGQGTMNNLTIGSRDGEGFSYYETIGGGFGGRPTKDGMDGVQVGMTNTLNTPVEALEAEYPLRVTRYALRPDSGGRGQYRGGLGIERRITTEVPATVSLLTERRRYPPRGVAGGEDGACGTNLIDGEPVGAKTTVEVDAGTTVTVRTPGGGGHGPPKKRDEQSTATDVTDGKRTKSVDQEHTDAEDAE